The region AAACTCGGCGCTGAGAATCTCCTCAAACGCATGAGCGCTGAGGAGAAGAAAAATACGCTGCTGGTGATCAACCTTGATAACCTGATCGTCGGCGACAAGCTTTATTTCAACAGCGGGCAGAGTACGCCGGGACCCGTGCGGAAACTGACGCGCGACCGGGCGCTGGCGATAGCCCGCAGCCATGGCGTTTTTGCCACCAGCAACCCTGGCGGTAACCCCGATTATCCACGAGGAACGGGCTGCTGCAACGACGGGGAAGTCTTCGATAAGGCGGGCATTCCGGTGCTGTACGTGGAAGCGACAAACTGGGCACTGGGCAAAAAAGATGGCTATCAGCAACGCGCTAAATCGAAAGCCTTCCCGGACGGGACAAGCTGGCACAACGTGATGCTGGATAATCAGCAGCACATTGACAGCGCGCTGCCGCAGCGGATTGAGCACCGCAGTCGTGATGTGGTGAAGGTCATGCTGCCGCTGGTGAAGGAGCTGGCGAAGGCGGGGAAAGCCTGAGGTGGTTAAGCATAGCGCGGCCTGATGCCCTCACCCAAACCCTCTCCCACAGGGAGAGGGTGGATAAAGGATCACCCTTCGTGCAGCCCGCACTCGCGCTTCAGCCCAAAGAATCGCGTCTCTTCTTCCGCCATTCCCGGTTCCCATTTGCGCGTGGTGTGGGTGTCGCCCACCGACAGATAGCCCTGGTCCCACAGCGGATGGTACTTCAGCCCGTGTTTTTGCAGATACTGATACACCGTCCGGTTATCCCAGTCGATAATCGGCAGCACTTTAAACACCCCGCGCTGGACCGCCAGCACCGGTAAGGTTGCACGACTGCCGGACTGCTCGCGACGCAGGCCCGCAAACCACGTCTGCGCATTGAGCTCTTTCAGCGCCCGGTTCATCGGCTCGACTTTGTTGATCTCATTGTATTTCTCAATGCCCTCAACGCCCTGCTCCCACAGCTTACCGTAGCGCGCCTCCTGCCAGGCCGCGCTTTCCGTCGCGCGGTAAACTTTGAGGTTCAGCTTGAGCTTGTCCGTCAGCTCGTCAATAAACTGGTAGGTTTCCGGGAACAGGTAACCGGTATCGGTGAGGATCACCGGAATGTCCGGACGGATCTGATTCACCAGATGCAGGCTGACCGCCGCCTGAATACCAAAGCTCGACGAGAGCACATAGTCTCCCGGCAGGTTTTCCAGCGCCCACGCCACGCGCCCTTCGGCGTCAAGCTTTTCAAGGTGGGCATTGGTTTCTGCCAGCGCCAGAATGCGTTCGACTTTAGGCAGATCGTTAAGGGCGTTTAGATCGAGTACGGACATAATTACCTCTCGTGGTTACTCCCAGAAATCCCTTGCGGGATCGAGCACCGGGCGAATGATGCCCGCACGCACCGTAAAGTCGCCGAAGCCTTCACCCGCTTCGCGCTCTTTCGCCCAGCGCCCGACAAGCTCGTCGATGGAATCAAGGATTTCCGGCTCGGTAATGTTCTCGCGGAACATACGCGGAATGCGCGTGCCGATACGGTTACCGCCCAGGTGCAGGTTATAGCGCCCCGGCGCTTTCCCCACCAGACCCAGCTCGGCCAGCATCGCGCGACCGCAGCCGTTCGGGCAGCCGGTGACGCGCATAACAATATGCTCGTCCGGAATACCGTGTTTTTCCAGAATCGCTTCTACCTTGTCAGTGAATGACGGCAGGAAACGTTCCGCTTCGGCCATCGCCAGCGGGCAGGTCGGGAACGACACGCAGGCCATCGAGTTTTCACGCTGCGGCTTAACCGCATCCATTAACCCGTGGTCGCGCGCCAGCTTCTCGATCTTCGCCTTCTGGCTCTCCGGCACGCCGGCAATAATGAGATTCTGGTTAGCGGTAATGCGGAATTCGCCTTTATGGATCTTAGCAATTTCCAGCAGACCGGTTTTGAGCGGACGGCCCGGATAATCCAGAATACGGCCGTTTTCAATAAACAGCGTCAGGTGCCATTTATTGTCGATACCCTTCACCCAGCCAATGCGATCGCCGCGACCGGTGAATTCGTAAGGGCGGATCGGCTCAAACTTGATGCCTGCGCGACGCTCCACTTCCTCTTTGAACGTCTCAACGCCCACGCGCTCCAGGGTGTATTTGGTTTTCGCGTTTTTACGGTCGGTACGGTTGCCCCAGTCGCGCTGCGTGGTCACTACCGCTTCCGCCACGGCCAGCGTGTGCTCCAGCGGCAGGAAGCCGAACTCGCTCGCGGTGCGGGCGTAGGTTTTCTTGTTACCGTGTTCAATAGACAGGCCGCCGCCCACCAGCAGGTTAAAGCCAATCAGCTTGCCGTTTTCGGCAATCGCCACGAAGTTCATGTCGTTGGCGTGCAGATCGATATCGTTCTGCGGTGGGATCACGACCGTGGTTTTAAACTTACGCGGCAGATAGGTCTGGCCAAGGATCGGTTCTTCGTCCGTGGTAGCGACTTTTTCCTGATCGAGCCAAATCTCCGCATAGGCGCGGGTGCGCGGCAGCAGATGCTCAGAGATCTTCTTCGCCCACTCATAGGCTTCGGCGTGCAGCTCGGACTCATACGGGTTCGAGGTGCAAAGCACGTTACGGTTCATGTCGTTGGCGGTCGCCAGCGCGTCCAGCCCGACCGAGTGCAGCATCTGATGCACCGGCTTCACGTTCTTCTTCAGAATGCCGTGGAACTGGAAGGTCTGACGGTTGGTCAGGCGGATGCTGCCATAAATCGTGTTTTCACCGGCAAACTTGTCGATGGCCTGCCACTGTTTGGTGGTGATCACCCCGCCCGGCAGGCGGCAGCGCAGCAGCATCGCATGACGCGGCTCCAGCTTCTGTTCGGCACGCTCGGCGCGGATGTCGCGATCGTCCTGCTGGTACATACCGTGGAAGCGGATCAGCAGGAAGTTGTCGCCTTTGAAGCCGCCGGTGAGACCGTCATTCAGATCTTCAGCAATGGTGCCGCGCAGATAGTTGCTTTCCAGCTTCATGCGCTCGGCGTCTGTCAGTTTACCTTCGACCACCAGTGGCCCTGGATGTTTTTCGCTCATTAGTAGACATCTCGCTGATAACGGCGCTCAACGCGCAGCTCACTTAAAAATTCATCCGCCGTTTCGGCATCCATACCGCCGAATTCGGCAATCACTTCCAGCAGTGCCTGCTCAACGTCTTTCGCCATGCGATTGGCGTCGCCGCAGACATAAATGTGGGCACCGTCATTGATCCAGCGCCACAGCTCTGCGCCCTGTTCGCGCAGTTTGTCTTGTACGTATACTTTTTCTTTCTGGTCGCGGGACCAGGCTAGATCGATGCGGGTCAGTACGCCTTCTTTAACATAGCGCTGCCACTCAACCTGGTAGAGGAAATCCTCGGTAAAGTGCGGGTTGCCGAAGAACAGCCAGTTTTTACCCGGCGCTTCATCTGCCGCGCGCTGCTGCATGAAGGCGCGGAACGGCGCAATGCCGGTGCCCGGGCCAATCATGATGACCGGCGTTTCCGGGTTCGCCGGGAGGCGGAAGTTGTCGTTGTGCTCGATAAAGACGCGCACTTCGCCCTCTTCTTCCACGCGATCCGCCAGGAAGCTAGATGCCCCACCCGCGCGAGCGCGGCCTTCGATGTCGTAGCGCACCACGCCGACGGTAACATGCACTTCACGCTCCACTTCGGCCTGCGAAGAGGCGATGGAGTACAGGCGCGGTGTCAGCGGTCGCAGCAGGCCGATTAGCGCATCGGCATCCAGCTGAGCCGGAGAGAAACGGACCATATCGACAATTGGCGTCGTCGCGGCGTAATGCTGCAGCTTCGCCTTGTCGCCCACCAGCGGCAGCAGGGATTCGCTGCGCGTTAAGGTGGCATAATTTTCGA is a window of Enterobacter cloacae complex sp. ECNIH7 DNA encoding:
- the cysH gene encoding phosphoadenosine phosphosulfate reductase, which gives rise to MSVLDLNALNDLPKVERILALAETNAHLEKLDAEGRVAWALENLPGDYVLSSSFGIQAAVSLHLVNQIRPDIPVILTDTGYLFPETYQFIDELTDKLKLNLKVYRATESAAWQEARYGKLWEQGVEGIEKYNEINKVEPMNRALKELNAQTWFAGLRREQSGSRATLPVLAVQRGVFKVLPIIDWDNRTVYQYLQKHGLKYHPLWDQGYLSVGDTHTTRKWEPGMAEEETRFFGLKRECGLHEG
- the cysI gene encoding assimilatory sulfite reductase (NADPH) hemoprotein subunit, with protein sequence MSEKHPGPLVVEGKLTDAERMKLESNYLRGTIAEDLNDGLTGGFKGDNFLLIRFHGMYQQDDRDIRAERAEQKLEPRHAMLLRCRLPGGVITTKQWQAIDKFAGENTIYGSIRLTNRQTFQFHGILKKNVKPVHQMLHSVGLDALATANDMNRNVLCTSNPYESELHAEAYEWAKKISEHLLPRTRAYAEIWLDQEKVATTDEEPILGQTYLPRKFKTTVVIPPQNDIDLHANDMNFVAIAENGKLIGFNLLVGGGLSIEHGNKKTYARTASEFGFLPLEHTLAVAEAVVTTQRDWGNRTDRKNAKTKYTLERVGVETFKEEVERRAGIKFEPIRPYEFTGRGDRIGWVKGIDNKWHLTLFIENGRILDYPGRPLKTGLLEIAKIHKGEFRITANQNLIIAGVPESQKAKIEKLARDHGLMDAVKPQRENSMACVSFPTCPLAMAEAERFLPSFTDKVEAILEKHGIPDEHIVMRVTGCPNGCGRAMLAELGLVGKAPGRYNLHLGGNRIGTRIPRMFRENITEPEILDSIDELVGRWAKEREAGEGFGDFTVRAGIIRPVLDPARDFWE